The following coding sequences are from one Lysinibacillus sp. FSL W8-0992 window:
- a CDS encoding ABC transporter permease, with protein sequence MSIYTEEIDNIADKSRAELFEFFEASDHQAEETAYSNYSYWRSTWQSFLKNRMAVFLLVIVCIIVAFTIFQPYLPAQKSPTEIYLDEQTGLQARNIAPNAEFWFGTNSIGQDLWSRIWAGTRTSLMIGCVVALVEAVVGITIGTLWGFSRKLEMPITQLYNVVDNIPTTIVLILMSYILRPSISTIIIAMCITGWVEMARFIRNQIVILRDREYNLASKCLGTPDYRIIIKNLLPYLISVIMLRMSLAIPFAIGAEVFLTYIGLGLPISEPSLGNLINEGRVLMMSPDLRYQLIFPSIVLSIITIAFYIIGNSFADAADPKNHV encoded by the coding sequence ATGAGCATTTATACAGAAGAGATAGATAATATAGCAGACAAATCTCGTGCAGAACTATTTGAATTTTTTGAAGCTAGTGATCATCAGGCGGAAGAAACAGCCTACTCCAATTATTCCTATTGGCGTTCTACTTGGCAATCTTTTTTGAAAAACCGCATGGCTGTCTTTTTATTAGTAATTGTTTGTATCATTGTAGCTTTCACGATTTTTCAGCCATATTTACCCGCACAAAAATCACCAACTGAAATATACCTCGATGAACAAACGGGATTACAGGCACGTAATATTGCACCGAACGCTGAATTTTGGTTTGGCACTAATTCGATTGGGCAAGATTTATGGTCTCGTATTTGGGCTGGGACAAGGACATCGTTAATGATTGGCTGTGTTGTTGCATTAGTTGAAGCGGTTGTAGGAATTACAATCGGCACACTATGGGGCTTCTCTCGTAAATTAGAAATGCCGATTACTCAGCTTTATAACGTAGTAGATAATATTCCAACAACAATTGTCCTTATTTTAATGTCATATATATTACGGCCTAGCATTTCGACCATTATTATTGCAATGTGCATTACAGGTTGGGTGGAAATGGCACGTTTCATCCGTAATCAGATTGTTATTTTACGAGATCGAGAATATAATTTAGCATCAAAATGTTTGGGGACACCAGACTATCGAATTATTATTAAAAATCTACTACCGTATTTAATATCTGTCATTATGCTTCGGATGAGTTTGGCGATTCCATTTGCAATTGGAGCAGAAGTATTTTTAACGTATATCGGCTTAGGATTACCGATTAGCGAACCTTCATTAGGGAATTTAATTAACGAAGGTCGTGTTCTTATGATGTCACCAGATTTGAGGTATCAGTTAATTTTCCCAAGCATTGTACTAAGTATTATTACAATAGCATTTTATATTATTGGTAACTCATTTGCAGATGCAGCAGATCCTAAAAATCATGTATAG
- a CDS encoding ABC transporter permease — protein sequence MLWYVGKRLLQSVITLFIIITIVFSLLRLMPEEGYLGAAAEKMSPAQKETYLTSLGLRDPLPVQLGNFYADLFQGDLGKSVTYRTDVPVVTIISDKITYSLLFGLGAVALSLLIGMPLGILMAQMKGRWLDRLGTGYIVFVVAVPAAVYYLVIQMYITDIFHLPMLFDEYRPITWLLPLTSMALAPTASYAMWMRRYMVDELNKDYIKLARAKGVKERTLMFSHVLRNAFIPMAQYLPATILFTITGSIYIESLYSIPGMGGLLVDAIQRQDNTIVQGLVLVFSSLGIIGLILGDIAMALVDPRIKLGKGESVR from the coding sequence ATGTTGTGGTATGTAGGAAAGCGTTTGTTACAATCTGTTATCACGCTGTTTATTATTATCACGATTGTGTTCTCGTTATTACGATTAATGCCCGAAGAAGGATATTTAGGGGCAGCGGCAGAAAAAATGTCACCGGCTCAAAAAGAAACTTATTTAACAAGTTTAGGGTTACGTGATCCACTGCCTGTGCAATTGGGGAATTTTTATGCGGATTTATTTCAAGGTGATTTAGGCAAATCCGTTACATATCGTACGGATGTGCCTGTAGTCACAATTATTTCAGATAAAATAACGTATTCTTTGTTATTTGGATTAGGAGCTGTAGCTTTATCGCTTCTTATCGGTATGCCACTCGGCATTTTGATGGCTCAAATGAAGGGACGCTGGTTGGATCGACTAGGGACTGGCTACATTGTGTTTGTCGTAGCTGTACCAGCTGCAGTGTATTACTTAGTAATTCAAATGTATATTACGGACATTTTTCATTTGCCGATGCTTTTTGATGAATATAGGCCCATTACGTGGCTATTACCGCTTACGTCAATGGCGTTAGCACCGACCGCTTCCTACGCGATGTGGATGCGCCGTTACATGGTAGATGAACTAAACAAAGATTATATTAAGCTAGCACGTGCAAAAGGAGTGAAAGAGCGCACATTGATGTTTAGTCATGTACTGCGCAATGCATTTATCCCGATGGCGCAATATTTGCCAGCAACAATCCTCTTTACTATCACTGGCTCTATTTATATTGAATCATTGTACTCTATTCCAGGAATGGGAGGATTACTAGTTGATGCTATTCAACGGCAGGATAATACGATTGTACAAGGCTTAGTGCTTGTTTTTTCATCACTTGGTATTATCGGTTTGATTTTAGGAGATATTGCCATGGCACTCGTTGATCCACGCATTAAATTAGGGAAAGGGGAGAGTGTGCGCTAA
- a CDS encoding M55 family metallopeptidase, with the protein MKVYISADIEGITGTTSWSETELNGPDYHFFQKQMTKEVEAAIEGALVGGATEILLKDAHDSARNLDIANLPINCKVIRGWTYDPMCMVAGLDRSFDRAIFIGYHSKGGSERNPLAHTLCVFADIKINGEYASEFLINTYAASLHGVPVSFVSGDVGLTEEIQSFNSNIVTFATKEGVGNATISVSPQLAIAETKRLVEASMKISRNDLQVTLPDRFVVEIIYRDHTRAYRNSFYPNATFKPHNTVEYVTNDYFEVLRILQFLT; encoded by the coding sequence ATGAAAGTTTATATAAGTGCAGATATTGAAGGCATTACAGGAACAACCTCGTGGAGCGAGACAGAACTGAATGGACCAGATTATCATTTTTTTCAGAAACAGATGACGAAGGAAGTTGAGGCAGCAATTGAAGGTGCGCTAGTTGGTGGTGCAACGGAAATTTTATTGAAGGATGCCCATGACTCAGCTCGAAATCTTGATATTGCAAACTTGCCTATCAATTGTAAAGTCATTCGTGGTTGGACATATGACCCGATGTGTATGGTAGCAGGACTTGATCGTAGCTTTGATCGTGCGATTTTCATCGGGTATCACAGTAAAGGAGGAAGCGAGCGCAATCCATTAGCACATACGCTTTGTGTATTTGCAGATATAAAAATAAACGGCGAATATGCAAGTGAATTTCTCATTAATACGTACGCTGCCTCCCTACATGGCGTTCCAGTATCTTTTGTCAGTGGGGATGTTGGGCTTACGGAAGAGATTCAATCATTCAATAGCAACATCGTAACATTTGCCACTAAAGAGGGGGTAGGCAATGCAACAATAAGTGTCAGTCCTCAATTGGCAATCGCCGAAACAAAGCGACTTGTAGAAGCATCAATGAAAATATCACGAAATGACTTACAAGTGACATTGCCTGACCGATTTGTAGTGGAAATTATTTACCGTGACCATACACGTGCCTACCGAAACTCATTTTATCCGAACGCAACGTTTAAGCCGCATAACACAGTCGAATATGTAACAAATGATTATTTTGAAGTGCTTCGAATATTACAGTTTTTAACATAA
- a CDS encoding DmpA family aminopeptidase produces the protein MTKKVREMGIAIGTLPIGKKNCITDVQGVQVGHVTLDEKLNEEGAYACTGVTAILPHGGNLFQQKVTGASYVLNGFGKTTGLVQVNELGVIESPIMLTNTFGVPAVTQGTLQYMLETNKEIGDSTGTINLVVGECNDSYLNSIRACPITPGHALEAIYNASEDVAEEGAVGAGKGMICFGYKGGIGSSSRIVTIENGEEINYTVGCMVLSNFGHSSEFLTEHYNVPNAQSNTVLSPTDGSIIIVLATDAPLSSRQLTRVIKRCGIGLGRTGSHYSHGSGDIVIGFTTARLISHSTDQLLETRQQLREDHPIMNQLFTAAAEATEEAILNSLSQAQTTTGRNGHVVEAYKFTN, from the coding sequence ATGACAAAAAAAGTGCGGGAAATGGGAATTGCTATTGGCACGTTACCAATAGGTAAAAAAAATTGTATTACCGATGTACAAGGTGTGCAAGTAGGGCATGTCACTCTTGATGAAAAGTTAAATGAAGAAGGAGCATACGCTTGTACAGGGGTAACGGCCATTTTACCGCATGGTGGAAATTTATTTCAACAAAAAGTTACTGGTGCAAGTTATGTGTTAAATGGTTTTGGCAAGACAACAGGACTCGTTCAAGTAAATGAACTTGGTGTGATTGAATCGCCAATTATGCTGACAAATACTTTTGGTGTGCCTGCTGTAACACAAGGAACTTTGCAATATATGTTAGAGACGAATAAGGAAATTGGCGATAGCACAGGGACGATTAATCTTGTTGTTGGGGAATGTAATGATAGTTATTTAAATTCTATTCGGGCATGTCCAATCACACCAGGCCACGCATTAGAAGCGATTTATAACGCATCTGAAGATGTAGCAGAAGAAGGCGCTGTTGGGGCAGGAAAAGGGATGATTTGTTTCGGCTATAAAGGCGGGATAGGATCATCATCGCGCATTGTGACAATCGAAAATGGAGAAGAAATCAACTATACAGTTGGTTGTATGGTTCTAAGTAATTTTGGCCATAGCTCAGAGTTTTTAACTGAACACTACAACGTGCCAAATGCTCAAAGTAACACTGTATTATCACCAACGGATGGCTCGATTATCATTGTGTTGGCAACGGATGCACCCCTTAGTAGCCGCCAACTAACTCGTGTTATTAAACGCTGTGGAATCGGACTCGGACGAACAGGCAGTCATTATTCTCATGGAAGTGGCGATATAGTGATTGGCTTTACGACAGCAAGACTTATTTCACATAGTACAGATCAACTTTTGGAGACACGACAGCAGCTACGCGAAGATCACCCAATTATGAATCAGTTATTTACAGCCGCAGCAGAAGCAACAGAGGAAGCCATTTTAAATTCACTTTCACAGGCGCAAACAACTACTGGTCGAAACGGTCATGTAGTAGAAGCTTATAAATTTACAAATTAA
- a CDS encoding S66 peptidase family protein encodes MIRPKALTKGDTIGLISASGATPPEKLYPAIDSIEKLGFNVIVGETCRARHGYLAGSDELRAHDVNEMFRNPHVDGIFCIRGGYGATKILPRLDFEMIKENPKVFAGYSDVTALHIAFNQKCGFVTYHTPMPSTEFIAQNMDQFTWDSFMKQVMATDNNCLLLNPPQQPMTTLVTGKATGQLVGGNLTLITASLGTPYEIDTKGKILFLEDIDESEQRVDRMLTQLKLAGKLDEAQGLLLGAWTNCGPENPKQPERSLSLNTIFEEILKPLKKPILMDLTCGHCLPTMSLPLGRIITVHADTQKIKVIG; translated from the coding sequence ATGATTCGACCTAAAGCTTTGACAAAAGGGGATACAATCGGACTTATCAGTGCTTCAGGTGCTACGCCACCAGAAAAGCTATACCCTGCAATCGACAGTATTGAGAAACTCGGTTTTAACGTAATAGTGGGGGAAACATGTCGAGCAAGACATGGTTATTTAGCTGGTTCAGATGAACTTCGTGCGCATGATGTAAATGAAATGTTCCGTAATCCTCATGTCGATGGGATTTTCTGTATACGAGGAGGATACGGGGCAACGAAGATTTTACCTAGACTTGATTTCGAGATGATTAAAGAAAATCCAAAGGTGTTTGCAGGTTATAGCGATGTGACTGCATTACATATCGCCTTTAATCAAAAATGTGGTTTTGTTACTTATCATACGCCAATGCCATCGACGGAATTTATTGCTCAAAACATGGATCAATTTACGTGGGATTCATTTATGAAGCAGGTGATGGCAACAGATAACAACTGCTTGCTGCTAAATCCTCCCCAACAACCAATGACAACACTCGTTACGGGTAAAGCGACAGGGCAACTTGTTGGTGGCAATTTAACATTGATAACGGCATCATTAGGCACGCCGTATGAAATTGATACAAAGGGTAAGATTTTATTTTTGGAAGATATAGATGAGAGCGAGCAACGTGTAGATCGCATGCTTACGCAATTAAAATTAGCTGGTAAGCTCGATGAAGCACAAGGGTTGTTACTAGGTGCTTGGACGAATTGTGGACCTGAAAATCCGAAGCAGCCAGAACGTAGCTTATCATTAAACACTATTTTTGAGGAGATTTTAAAACCGTTAAAGAAACCAATTTTAATGGACCTTACCTGTGGCCACTGTTTACCGACGATGTCACTTCCTTTAGGTCGGATAATTACAGTACACGCAGACACGCAAAAAATTAAAGTTATAGGATAG
- a CDS encoding M15 family metallopeptidase, with amino-acid sequence MMQEKIYQPIEVNYTPKNQQPTPIIQKSFEPLIKIDKQQSRIFTQPVYYLQQIANSLQSIYLRKEAFERLQQALLLLPENYSFILYDGYRPFQVQQFLFSHFSEEIQHQHPNFTKEAVFKETLKYVAFPCEGQEHFVPHVTGGAIDLTLGDDKGNALDLGTAFDEISEKSATRYFELHSDENKEACVHRRLLYNCMTAVGFTNYAEEWWHYDFHNIAWARRVNAKEAHYGAIEAKIENYLIKEYRYL; translated from the coding sequence ATGATGCAAGAAAAGATTTATCAGCCGATTGAAGTGAATTATACTCCGAAGAATCAACAACCAACTCCTATCATTCAAAAAAGCTTCGAGCCTTTGATTAAAATTGACAAACAACAATCTAGAATTTTTACTCAACCTGTTTATTACCTACAACAAATTGCTAACAGTTTACAATCCATTTATTTGCGTAAAGAAGCTTTTGAGCGATTACAGCAAGCTTTATTGCTATTGCCTGAAAATTATAGCTTTATTTTATATGACGGATACCGTCCATTCCAGGTGCAACAATTTTTATTTTCGCATTTTTCTGAAGAAATCCAACATCAACATCCAAATTTTACAAAAGAAGCTGTTTTTAAAGAGACGTTAAAGTATGTGGCTTTTCCATGCGAAGGTCAAGAGCATTTTGTTCCGCATGTAACAGGTGGAGCGATTGATTTAACTTTAGGCGATGATAAAGGTAATGCGTTAGATCTTGGTACAGCATTTGATGAAATTAGTGAAAAATCAGCAACCCGCTATTTTGAACTACATTCTGATGAAAATAAGGAAGCATGTGTTCATCGTCGGCTTCTGTATAACTGTATGACGGCGGTAGGATTTACGAATTATGCTGAGGAATGGTGGCATTATGACTTTCACAATATTGCTTGGGCGAGAAGGGTAAATGCTAAAGAAGCCCATTACGGTGCTATTGAAGCAAAGATTGAAAATTATTTAATAAAGGAGTATCGATATTTATGA
- a CDS encoding dipeptide epimerase — protein MKIKNIVVRKVEAPLIVPFKTALRTVHSIQNIAVYVHTEDGQIGIGEAAPTAVITGETIGSITHAIEHYIKPAILGMDIEEMASIMERLDKSLYQNTSAKAAVDMALYDLHAQHYKTPLYKLLGGYRKELITDITISVNNTEEMIKDSLAAVERGFQILKIKVGKDPATDAKRVLAIRDAVGHAITLRVDANQGWTPKQAVRIISALEDADANIDLVEQPVHYDDLVGMQYVTANTITNILADESVFSAKDAFTIIERRAADLINIKLMKTGGIFQAQKICNIAEANGIPCMIGCMLETKISVSAAAHFAASQKNITMVDLDGPSLCMNDPIAGGPIFNNDRITMTDAIGIGFS, from the coding sequence ATGAAAATTAAAAATATAGTTGTAAGGAAGGTCGAAGCTCCGCTCATTGTGCCATTTAAAACGGCATTGCGAACCGTTCATAGCATTCAAAATATTGCTGTTTATGTCCATACAGAGGATGGCCAAATTGGCATAGGTGAAGCAGCACCAACTGCAGTCATTACAGGTGAAACAATTGGTTCGATCACACATGCGATCGAACACTATATTAAACCAGCAATTTTAGGGATGGATATAGAAGAAATGGCATCCATTATGGAGCGTTTAGATAAAAGTCTTTATCAAAATACGAGTGCTAAGGCAGCGGTTGATATGGCACTTTATGATTTACATGCACAGCACTACAAAACCCCATTGTATAAATTACTAGGGGGCTATCGAAAGGAATTAATAACGGATATTACAATCAGTGTGAATAATACTGAAGAAATGATAAAAGATAGCCTTGCTGCAGTAGAGCGTGGCTTTCAAATACTAAAGATTAAGGTTGGAAAGGATCCAGCAACAGATGCTAAGCGGGTGCTGGCAATACGGGATGCTGTAGGCCATGCGATAACATTACGAGTTGATGCAAATCAAGGATGGACGCCGAAGCAAGCAGTGCGAATTATAAGTGCACTTGAAGATGCGGACGCCAATATCGACTTAGTCGAGCAACCTGTTCACTATGATGACCTTGTCGGCATGCAATATGTGACAGCCAATACAATCACTAATATTTTGGCTGATGAAAGTGTATTTTCAGCAAAAGATGCCTTCACGATCATCGAACGACGTGCTGCCGATTTAATCAATATTAAGCTAATGAAAACAGGTGGCATTTTTCAGGCGCAAAAGATATGCAACATAGCAGAAGCTAATGGCATTCCTTGTATGATTGGTTGCATGCTTGAAACCAAAATAAGTGTCAGTGCGGCAGCGCATTTTGCTGCCTCACAGAAAAATATCACAATGGTAGATTTAGACGGACCGAGTTTATGTATGAATGATCCTATTGCAGGAGGTCCCATTTTTAACAATGATCGAATAACGATGACGGATGCAATTGGAATAGGATTTTCATGA
- a CDS encoding ABC transporter ATP-binding protein: MVVEQTKSRILTIQNLVIKFTLRGQVLTAIRDISLELYKGESLAIVGESGSGKSVLMKSIMGLLDKNGTIEQGQILYNDMDLAQFKTEQQWLNIRGKEIAIVTQDPMTSLNPLKTIGKQIEECVVLHQGLKGKSAYAETLQLLTDVGIYDVEKRYKQYPHEFSGGMRQRIVIAIALACKPKILICDEPTTALDVTIQAQILQLLKNLQQKYGLTTVFITHDLGVVAKVADRVAVMYAGDVIEVGGTHEVFFNGKHPYTWALISSLPQLGSKGEQLYAIKGTPPNLFKEIKGDAFAPRNQFALKIDYEIRPPFFQVSETHYARTWLLDPRAPKVEPPTALQAFFEEGRLYANEQ; this comes from the coding sequence ATGGTAGTGGAGCAAACAAAATCCCGTATTTTAACGATTCAAAACTTAGTCATCAAATTTACACTTCGTGGCCAAGTTCTCACAGCAATTCGAGATATTTCCCTTGAACTATATAAAGGTGAAAGCCTTGCCATTGTTGGCGAATCGGGTTCAGGTAAATCAGTGCTCATGAAATCAATCATGGGCTTACTCGATAAAAACGGTACTATCGAGCAAGGGCAAATTTTATACAACGATATGGATTTAGCGCAGTTTAAAACGGAACAACAGTGGTTGAATATCCGAGGTAAAGAAATAGCGATTGTTACACAGGATCCTATGACATCTTTAAATCCATTAAAAACAATCGGTAAGCAAATAGAGGAGTGTGTTGTGTTACACCAAGGGCTAAAAGGCAAAAGCGCATATGCAGAAACACTCCAATTATTAACGGATGTCGGTATTTATGATGTAGAGAAGCGCTATAAGCAATACCCTCACGAATTTTCAGGAGGAATGCGCCAACGTATTGTTATTGCCATTGCACTCGCATGCAAGCCGAAAATTTTAATATGTGATGAGCCAACAACAGCATTGGATGTAACCATCCAAGCACAAATTTTACAGCTTCTAAAAAATCTTCAGCAAAAATACGGACTGACAACTGTTTTTATTACACATGACTTAGGCGTTGTAGCAAAAGTCGCAGATCGTGTCGCCGTAATGTACGCAGGGGATGTTATCGAAGTTGGTGGCACACATGAAGTATTTTTTAATGGTAAGCATCCATATACATGGGCGCTTATTTCTTCTTTACCTCAGCTTGGGTCGAAAGGGGAACAGCTCTACGCCATTAAGGGGACCCCTCCAAACCTTTTTAAAGAAATTAAAGGAGATGCTTTTGCCCCGCGCAATCAATTTGCCTTAAAGATCGATTACGAAATACGTCCACCATTTTTTCAAGTAAGTGAGACACATTATGCCCGTACATGGCTATTAGATCCTCGTGCACCAAAAGTAGAGCCTCCCACAGCGCTACAAGCATTTTTTGAAGAAGGGAGACTGTATGCCAATGAGCAATAA
- a CDS encoding ATP-binding cassette domain-containing protein has protein sequence MSNKEVLVEVKNLNIVFGKGKNKFVAIDNVSFNIYKGETFGLVGESGSGKTTIGRAIMRINEVTGGQILYHGKKINGKITKDWDRDITQKIQMIFQDPMASLNERAKVDYIISEGLMNTKNFKDEADRQQKVQNALLNVGLLPEFASRFPHEFSGGQRQRIGIARALVMEPEFIIADEPISALDVSIRAQVLNLLSNIQEKNNLTYLFIAHDLSIVRFITDRTAVIYKGNIVELAETEKLFTNPIHPYTRALLSAVPEPNPYKERAKVVEVYNPLQHRYDLAPPSFVEIEQGHFVLANEEEIENYRTSKKVEVSE, from the coding sequence ATGAGCAATAAAGAAGTATTAGTCGAAGTGAAAAACTTAAACATTGTGTTTGGTAAAGGGAAAAATAAGTTCGTGGCAATTGACAATGTTAGTTTTAATATTTATAAAGGCGAAACATTCGGCTTAGTAGGTGAATCGGGCTCAGGGAAAACGACCATTGGCCGTGCCATTATGCGTATCAATGAAGTAACGGGTGGTCAAATATTGTATCATGGCAAGAAAATAAACGGCAAAATCACAAAAGATTGGGACCGTGACATTACGCAAAAAATTCAAATGATTTTTCAAGACCCGATGGCATCGCTCAATGAACGGGCAAAGGTAGACTATATTATTTCAGAAGGTCTCATGAATACGAAAAATTTTAAAGATGAGGCTGACCGTCAGCAAAAAGTACAAAATGCGCTATTAAATGTTGGCCTATTGCCTGAATTCGCTAGTCGTTTTCCTCATGAATTTTCTGGCGGTCAGCGTCAACGCATTGGGATTGCACGTGCATTAGTGATGGAGCCTGAATTTATTATTGCGGATGAGCCAATTTCCGCACTAGACGTGTCCATTCGAGCGCAAGTGCTTAATTTGCTATCGAACATTCAAGAAAAAAATAATTTAACATACTTATTCATTGCCCACGATCTATCAATCGTACGATTTATTACGGATCGTACTGCTGTCATTTATAAAGGGAATATTGTTGAGTTAGCAGAGACAGAAAAGCTATTTACTAACCCAATTCATCCATATACGCGGGCATTGCTATCAGCAGTACCTGAGCCAAATCCATATAAGGAGCGGGCGAAAGTAGTAGAAGTTTATAATCCATTACAGCATCGATATGATTTGGCGCCACCTTCATTTGTGGAAATTGAGCAAGGGCATTTTGTTTTAGCAAACGAAGAGGAAATCGAAAATTACCGTACATCAAAAAAAGTGGAGGTAAGCGAATGA
- a CDS encoding peptide ABC transporter substrate-binding protein gives MMKRKWFLLVCLVALLCAACSNDSSDEKKSEYRVVYSGEIKTLNYLKTSETNEFAVAANLVDGLIEYDKYGVVQPGIAKEWSSNEDATVWTFKLRDDVKWVTHEGKEYADVVAQDFVDGLNYVLDAKNESSTVWSATVVKNGEAFYNGELTDFSKVGIKAIDKSTVEYTLEAPTPYFLSMLNYVCFFPVNGKFLAEKSDKFGTTRENFLYNGAYILDKFEPQNERVLVKNDTYWDKDNVLIDRIRYKYNKEAATVAPELFLRGEIDSADIPTSIIDEWFNDDKKKSQVRQTQNNFYSYFYALNFNPQFDAEYEPDNWKVAVNNKDFRKSLFHAFDRVSAMLTVEPFNPQDLLSNTITPKNFVDVEGVDYTQLEPLAAITSNDSFNKDLALEFKEKAMAALEGKATFPVKVLMPYNSGMPDWANRTQVIEQQIEKLLGVDYVDIIVEAGPSTGFLSEVRRPGKFALIEANWGPDYADPSTYTEPFSVDGTYNKPELAEGYTEANGQTIYLNLLDKAKATIETEERYNLFAKAEAFLIEEAFVIPYAVGGSGYVASKLNPFEAQYSPFGVTAEKFKGQKVLEKPMSNDEFKAALAQWEQERANALTNATK, from the coding sequence ATGATGAAAAGGAAATGGTTTCTTTTAGTATGTCTGGTCGCCTTACTTTGTGCTGCCTGTAGTAATGATTCTTCGGACGAAAAAAAATCTGAGTACCGTGTCGTTTATTCAGGAGAGATTAAAACATTAAACTATTTAAAAACATCAGAAACAAATGAATTTGCTGTCGCTGCAAATTTAGTTGACGGGCTAATTGAATACGATAAGTACGGTGTCGTTCAACCAGGCATAGCGAAAGAATGGTCATCAAACGAAGATGCAACTGTTTGGACATTTAAGCTACGTGATGATGTGAAATGGGTTACGCATGAAGGTAAGGAGTATGCCGATGTTGTGGCCCAAGACTTTGTGGATGGCCTCAATTATGTGTTAGATGCAAAAAATGAATCTTCTACCGTATGGAGTGCGACCGTTGTAAAAAATGGTGAAGCGTTCTATAACGGTGAGCTAACTGATTTTTCGAAGGTGGGAATCAAGGCTATCGATAAATCGACGGTTGAATATACTTTAGAAGCTCCTACACCTTATTTCCTTTCGATGTTGAACTATGTATGCTTCTTCCCTGTAAATGGAAAGTTTTTAGCTGAAAAAAGTGATAAGTTTGGTACTACACGTGAAAACTTCCTTTATAACGGTGCATATATATTAGATAAATTTGAACCTCAAAATGAGCGTGTCCTTGTGAAAAATGACACTTATTGGGATAAGGATAATGTCCTGATTGATCGAATTCGCTATAAGTATAATAAAGAAGCGGCAACAGTTGCTCCAGAGCTATTTTTACGTGGCGAAATCGATTCAGCAGATATTCCAACATCCATTATTGACGAATGGTTCAATGATGACAAGAAAAAATCGCAAGTACGTCAAACGCAAAATAATTTTTATTCGTATTTCTATGCTTTAAACTTTAATCCGCAATTCGATGCGGAATATGAACCTGATAACTGGAAGGTCGCTGTCAATAATAAAGATTTCAGAAAATCATTATTCCATGCATTTGATCGTGTATCAGCGATGCTTACAGTCGAACCGTTTAATCCTCAAGATTTACTAAGTAATACCATTACACCGAAAAATTTTGTAGATGTTGAAGGAGTTGACTATACACAATTAGAACCATTAGCTGCGATAACAAGCAATGATTCCTTTAACAAAGATTTAGCATTAGAGTTTAAGGAAAAAGCAATGGCAGCGCTAGAAGGGAAAGCGACATTCCCAGTAAAGGTATTGATGCCATATAACTCTGGGATGCCAGATTGGGCAAATCGTACACAAGTTATTGAACAACAAATCGAAAAATTATTAGGTGTGGACTACGTTGATATTATCGTAGAAGCGGGTCCATCGACAGGCTTCTTATCAGAAGTTCGACGTCCTGGTAAATTTGCATTAATAGAAGCAAACTGGGGTCCAGATTATGCGGATCCGTCAACGTATACAGAGCCATTTAGTGTGGATGGCACTTACAATAAGCCGGAATTAGCGGAAGGGTATACAGAAGCAAACGGTCAAACAATCTACTTGAATTTATTGGATAAAGCGAAGGCAACAATTGAGACAGAAGAACGCTATAACCTATTTGCCAAAGCGGAAGCCTTCCTAATTGAAGAGGCGTTTGTAATTCCATACGCCGTTGGTGGGAGCGGTTATGTTGCTTCAAAATTAAATCCATTTGAAGCCCAATACTCACCATTTGGTGTGACAGCAGAGAAGTTTAAAGGGCAAAAGGTGTTAGAAAAACCAATGAGTAATGATGAGTTTAAGGCAGCTTTGGCACAGTGGGAGCAGGAACGTGCGAATGCATTAACGAATGCAACAAAATAA